From the Drosophila willistoni isolate 14030-0811.24 chromosome 2L unlocalized genomic scaffold, UCI_dwil_1.1 Seg168, whole genome shotgun sequence genome, the window GTTTGGTCTATTGAAAAAGCATTaagcagaaaataaaaaagttcaGGAATCTCAATTATGCAATATCGTATCAGTTGCTTGAAATTCTTGCCAATATTCGCCACGAAATTGTTAATGATAAATGCCAAAATTGGTTGCCGTTAATAATTTTCGgggaaaaaacaaagaaaaaacgtGGCAGAAAGTCGCTTAGAATATTACCCAAAGGAAAAAGGACTCCATTGCCAAGGCGCAATGCTTTTGccaaagcaaacaaagaaaataaattttcctAAATTCAATTTGCCTTGCCATCAATAACAAAAGAGGAATGAATATATTGAAAGGAAGAACAAGTACGTACCGAAGGgagaagaagagagagagacagagagagagagctgtcaaaaaatttaccaatcattaaaaaaatactTCCACTTCCGTTTCCTGTGCGGGGCCATTTTCTAATATGCcgcgatatatatatacaaatatatatattttttttcgttggcTTGTTTGCTGAAAGCTAATGCTGGCCACGTTCACCTCGTCCTTGGCGTCCAGCAAAAGGATCTAAACgaggagctggagctggagatGATGGCGGAGCTGGCCTGCCACAGTTAGTCATCTCATGCTGCTTTATGTAATTTATATCCTTGCTGCATTATCctttatttactttactttcttttttttctctctttcgctcGCTGTCTCTTTATCTTtacgttttttcttttacgtTTTTCACATTCCGCTGCTTCGcaaatttatgtataaaaatgAGCGAAATTGCAGAACACATTTTTTCCATTACTGAAAATAAATGTCTGAAGGATGTGCCTTAGGATGAGAAACACCAAGCGAGAGAGCGCGGGAGAGAGGGCATTAGGATACCGACAGGACTCTTAGATCAAAAAAAATCGCTTCTTACTGATGAGCTTCAATGAATTCAATCAGAATTCATTTGAATACAGTCCGTGCATACCAAAGAGGCGAGATTAAGTGTGCAAAAGGCTAAGCAGGACGCTGCGACGATGAGGCGAAGAAGTGAAAGTGTCTATTGAGAAAGATGGCTAGAAGCAAACTCCTTTTGACTAATATGCCTGTGGGATTCACTTCATGGGGTTGGGTTGCGTTGCGTTGCGTTGGCTTGAGACGAATAAGTAATCAGCGCTAAGTTGGTAATTGAAAGCCCTGAGAAAAATGATTTTGAGGTTGACTTTGTTTGTGGGGTTAACTGCAAGaaatgtaaaagaaaaacccacacacacacacacctggccatcacacacacacatacacacacaaacatgtGTGTAAATGTGCCTCAGGGCcaggaaaaaaaatacaaaaacccaGAGAGAGAAATGACACAAACAGTAAAACAACCAaaagatagacagacagaccgaCAAAGAGACAGTAAGacctttctatctctctctcttcctctcgctctctctctctctcatttaACATGAGCTCACAAAAAATTATGTACAAAGATTAAGAAAGTAAAGAAAACGTTATCTGACTGTGTGTGGCCCTTGGGCCAAAAGTGTGGGCCATGAAATTCGGTGGGTGGGAGTCAGTTTGTGCCGTGTTGACAATTACTGCCGCGGGCAGACAAGTGGAGAAGGAGGAGCACGAGGATGGGCCGCACAGTCATCTGCTTGTCATAATGAAATTATGTTTTGTGCGGAAAGATGATTTTCGTTCGCTCTCTTTCTCATCTTTCCATCTTTTTGGATtttatgcgtgtgtgtgtaagatGAATCGTTAACTTTGTTGGCCATATAAAGAAATTCAtattctaaaaataaaatgtttttttttcgcaaaaacaacaagacaTCAAATATAATATGTGAGTTGTAGGTGCCTATAAATATAAACCTACACAAGATAAAATATGAATAACCAAAAgagaaaggaaaacaaaaaaaaaaacattttaaagagcaattaaatttttcttttctaataatatataaaatgtaaaatgagAAATTTTACGTGGAAATAAAACTTTTGAGCGTTTCCTTGAATGCAATGTCAACTACAAATACAcagaatttaattttaaaactttttaaagcttgttataaattatgaaaattttgctaaaatatttagacttacatatgtatttggACTAATTGCATAAAAGCCACAAAACTTTTGATCACAAGTTGTTCTACAATTTGAAATCATAAAGACTTGAATAAAATTTTGCTAtacttttaataaaattttgccTGACAATATGAAAATTCTACAAATTCATAACATTTAATATGTTTGGCTCTCCGCATTTCTTTTAGCCACAGGACATTTCAAAATTTAGTTATATGCTAAAGCTTATTCAcgaacaatttttttcaaaatttcaaagtaTATAATAAGCAAACATAAATATTACTATTTGGATAAACCACTAGACCTGTTATAGACTTAACTAAATGGTAAAGCCAAAGACAAATCCTAAATTGAAGATGGTAGAAAAGACTTCATTAACCTCAACACCCTAGGAATAACTAGACATGGATTTTAGACAACCCAAAACAAGGTCATCCCCACATTCAGTCTTTTTTCTCAACTGCAAATTGCAATTTTGACCCATCAATTTCAAGGTTCAACTCAATCATCAATCATTCGTTCAATATTAACAAAGAGTTAGCACAATGTGAGCAAGAATATTAAAGAATTttgttctatttatttatttttttggggtttgtttattttttagcCGCAAAATATGCTTTATAATTTGTGGAAGCtttcaaaaagcaaatttatcAATCATACGCCCCGTATGCCAAAGGGCAAAGAAACCATGTTTAGTATGTGCAAATGTGTtagtgtgttggtgtgtgtttgagtgtgtttgTATACGTTTGGGTATATGTTAATGTGTGCATAATAGACTGCTTTCAATGCACCCTTGCTGAGGCTGTCTTTATGCATTAATTTACCCCTTATATTATATAGGATATATGCACGCAGCTCAAcgttaaacatttttaaatattttatacccTCTAATTGTGAATGCAAAGAGTTTATTAGTGCAACAgatttataattgaaattcGGTTCAAAGAAGACAAGGGATATCGACAATTGTATACTTGATTTATTGAGATCACTCAATCGATTCGTTATACTAATGACGTCCTTAGGAAAATGTTTAAGGTATTGTCACGAATTTAGATCAGTCTTACCTCGAAGCAACTGATTAACGAGGTGGTAAGCTGAGCACAGAAGACAACTGAGAATGAGGACTTGTTAGAAGGGCAACGAATGACTAGCATCCAAAGGACGGAGGATACATTAAAGTTAACATGTTATTGTTGACATCCAATTATTTGCTCAAACTTATATTCACataataatttaattcttGTAGACACAAATAATACagcatttacatatttacatatttaagtTATAAATGCTCCCTACAAAATATGAATACTTAATTGTTTCTAAGGCTTGTGGTCTTAAGAATTTAATAAAGGTTGATTATTTAATTTCGAAAAATGATTTACcatatattgaatattttgCGAGTTTAATTcgaaaattggaaattttttttcattctacTGAATAAAAAGCAAACGATTTGAAAACGAATAGTTTAGCTTGGAATCGAAAGCGAGAACATGTATTAAATCCGATTCCGACAAAACATTATATATCTATGAACAAAAACTTCGTTCATTCACTATAGCCTGGGATTCTGACTCGAATCGGTGTTGTTTAGTTGCCTTTAGGACCGGGCCACTTAGAATACTCGGGAAAAAAGTCGTATTTAATGTTCTTCATTATAGGAAAAGTTTATATCTAAAGCAAATGAGAACTGCTGCGAGGATAAAAATCTCTTTACGTAAATTATTGAACAAATCTATCGACTACTTAGTTTTTAATGATAACGTAAGGAAGATCAGGATAAAAGATGTCAAAAATAAAGATTTCAAAGATTTTTAGTGGAAAGTAATGTCtagattttccattttctatAGGGTATCGGTAGAGTCTTCAATCGATTATAATCTGCCTACagattttctttattattattatttgtagttgttgttgttgttgttgctgctgctgtttggtTGCTGCTgtattacattttaaaaatatgcaCAGCAACTAAAAGTATTTTTCACACAAATTGAGTTTGTCGTCCACAGCCCACCATCCCCCTTGCCGTCTCCTCCTCTTCACCCTCCTACAATCAACCTCTTCTCTCCTGGGATAGGGAGGAGAAAAAGTTGTCGCTGTTTTCGTCATCATCAGgggagctgctgctgctgcttttccTCCATCAACTCctcttgctgctgttgctgcttttggCATTGCCAATTTTGCTGCCAGTCATCGCAGGACATGGAAAATTTGCTGCCATTGCCACGTCACTCACTCAGCAACGAGGTGTGGGTGGGGTTTAAGGCGGTGATATTATGGGCGTGGCATAATTTAATAGAGTCGGTAatatcaataaattttaaaagccTTTTAATGCGCATcgataaatatgtaaaaaccATCAAGCAGCCATCGCCCCGCCCCGCCCCACCGATTCCCCTTTACCCATTCTTCTATAATTAAGTATGCTGAGGCGAAATTTTTACATttccatataaaaaaaaaggcgaACAAAAACTGAATTAAAATCAACTTATCTTGATGGAAATCATAtgcaatttaaatatacatctatatatacatatctttaCAGTTATTGaaagtgaaaatttaatttttccttatatgaaaaattaaagaaaaactttaGCCAAAGAGTGGAAATCCCCCATGGAAATTTCGCGCTTCAAAAAGAAAGCATACAAGAAggagaagaacaaaaaataccACACACAAAATAGATGGCATGTGCATGATAATAAGTAGCAACAGTAGAAAGGGCCAGCGAGGGGCTGAGAGGGACGCTTAGGGGCAGGAGGAGGAAGGAGGGGCAACAGCGATGGCAACGATAAAAAGCGTTGAACGCTGTCGTTCATATGCAAGCGAAACAATGCAACAAACCACAAAGCCAAACAGCAGGAAGAGATGGCAGAGAAGGTTTTGTCGGGGTTCGAAGGGTTTAGCGGGGGGGAGATTTCGGTTGCCACCAAAGACAATGGCTGAATGTAACCAACGAAAATTCATGGCATTAGGGGAATGCCAAACGAGCTGGGCAACAAggcaaaaacacaaaaataaaataaagaaacagcTGGAGCAATGATTGAAGTTAAATTAATACGAAGACGACTAGCAAGATACCCTTTAAAGTGAAAGGGGCTTCTAGTTAGATTACAAGTTAAGCTGGGCTGTTTATTCTACAGTTTTTCAATTAAGGCAACGCTGAagaaaagagaagaagaagtcAGATCATGACTGCAGAGTAAGTAAAACATTGGAAACCTAAATTCCAAAAAAGAATATCATTTTAAAATCTTCTTAGGGGTGTTTACTTGTGTGACTGtgaaaaatacaaattgtaCAAGAGTTAGGACAGAATAGTATGAGAAACCCACTGATTTCGGACTTTTTTAAGGACATAACAAACGCCGCATCCTCCCTAAATATCCTAGTTCAGCTAATAGCCATTCACCAGCTAAACATGGCATAAAAGTTTTAAAACGATCGGATTTGAGACCGTTTTTAAAAAACCCTTGAAAGTTTTAAAACGATCGGATTTGTGACCGTTTTTAAAAAACCAGCTGAAAAAACGTATTTCTGAGAAAAAGTTTCTGAAGGTTTTGATGCCAGGCGCAGGATAGTTTGTTCAgcactacaactacaactttTTAAGCACAATGACTATTGAAAATTTCCATCACTAATTGATACACTCAAAGCTAGCACGTTGTCTCTACCAGACTGTAAAAAATGCATACCTTCCATTACAAATTCAACCTGATATGTACGGAACTTAGTAAGGACTATAACTGGCCCCATTGATCGTCTCAGCAGATGTTAGGCAGCTAGTCCAGTGATTCATCTGAATGCGCTCACTATACTTTAAGTCACTAATAACTCCACATAAAGGTTTCAAAAACTACATTCTAGCTGTAAGAGGTCAATCTATTGACAAACCAGATTGAGGAATAAATATTACATCTTACTAGTATATATCTCTCTTTATTTATAATCTTATATCCTCAAATTATTGCCTCATCGAACTACCCTCTCATATACCCTTTACAATTCAACACTATGCCCAATGGACTAgcagtttgttgttgttgttgttgtgtgtgtgtgtgtgtctttctTAGTTGTTGACGATTTGGTAACTGCAGCAGTTAGCTGAATTCTCTTCGCTACTCCCTTTTGTCTTCTCTGCCAGCCTGCCAGTGACTTCCTTAACCATTTTCGAGTTGCAACTCTTGGTCTTCAGTTttctggttttggtttttgccttttgccaAGTGCCTTTTGgcttataaaatatttaaacgtTTTGTGGCTTTTTTGGTCGCAACATATTTGCAACAAAAGTGGGCAAAAGTACAAGAGAAGAACTCTCTTTTTTCCTTtaccattttcttttttctttttttttttttggtagaaGTTGAAAGTTGCGCCCTGGCGTATGCTATTAATATTATGCGACAGCTGTTGGACTGCTTAAATATTTACTCAatacgcaaaaaaaaaaagaaaaagaaaaaaaacgaagaggatagaaaaaaaatgtctCGCATAGAGCGTGTATCCTCCATATACATACTTGTCTCTCTTGGTCGTCCTCTTGATATGCTAATACGGTTATGGTTACTGCATCAGCTTCAGCTTCAGTTTCAGCTCCTGCTACTGCCTGCTATTGCCTGCCTGCCATTGGTGGTTTCTATTCTTTTGCGGTTGTCCTTGTCGCTTGTCGGAGAGAAAATTTCATTATGCCAATTACTTGCATCAAAGCAGCTGGGATAATTGACTTTGCTTAGCGAACACCATACCAAACCTGCCTCTCTTCTGCCCACCTCTCATCATCGTATTAGATTTTCCATGTGACAaagtctctctgtctcttacccCGTCATCGTTCTTCCCTTTTGCCGTTTGCTGGTTCTGCCTAAAATAATTAAACTTAATTGACACTTTTTCGGCATCACCTTTGTCCTGGCCTTCTAATGAGCTTAACTTTTTAGTCATGCTTAGTTTTTACTGTAGCTCAGTTACAGTTTTACACCATGATGAGCATCGGTGTCACTTGCATCGTTTCCCATAATCAAAAAAGGGAAAGACTGacacagagagatagagaaagagagaacgAGTGAGTTGTagacataaaaagaaaaaccaattgaAAGAAAACGAGTAAAAGCACTTGAcgaaaattttacaatttacgCTGTTAAAAACAACTTAAGTATGCTTAATTGCTGCAGATAATAATAAATGTTATGATTGTAtaataaacacacacagacaaacaagCACACAGACATTTTCATTGCCTACTTTTAGGGCTATCTGTAAATTTCATTTCGTCCATTTTACATTCATAGGATCATTtcgattttcatttaaaagacatttaagtgaaattttgatatattttttatgctgAGTTGAATCTGTAGGTTGCTGCATTCAATAAGGTTTTACAATCTGGAGTCAGTTAAGCCACCAAAGTGATTTGGAATagtaaaatcaataaatcgATAGATAATGTTGCTAATGAGAGGACAGAGTTTAATGGATCCTAAAATAGTagaaaaaaacattcaattgAGTTGCCAGTTCTTTAGAGTCTTAGACATAATTTAGTTCCCTTTTCGATTCCTGTCAAAAATGTTAACTCATTCGTAATTCGTGAGCTCAAACGAAAACATTCAAttaagattttattttttccaaatttttgtttccgattttgttttggtttattttatcGAAATTCTTGCATAGCCCAAAATGAAATTCTATCCAGATGAAGATGTTTGGTTCTATGTGGATAAGCCAAGCTGCATGAATAGCTATCAAAAGTATCCAAAGAGTCACAATTGGAAACTCTATGATAGATCGAGCAGTCGGGTGATGATGTACTGGCGCGACATTGAGGGttccaaaatggcggatgtaaaACGAAAGGATTTATACTTTACCAATTGGCCAAAGAACCGCATACGTCCGCAAGCCTGTCTCGGTATGCTTTATGCCACAGGACATCGTTTCATACGTTTAGCCCAGGCGGAACCCTCCGGCTTCAAGTGTGCTCCGCTGCCAGTGAATTTGGCCCAAGCAAGACAAATTAAGGGTAAGTATTGCCATTAAAGATTTGGGtttttcaattgaatatttcttttttcttgcaGTTGAGTTGCGTAAGAAACGCAAACGTGAAATGAAGGCAGCCAAAAAGGCCAAAAAGGAGGCCAAGAAAGCCAAAAAGAATACGGACAAGGGTAAAGGCAAGGGTGGTAAGGGTGGCCAGGGTGGCACCCAATCAAAAGTCATCACGTATAAAAATGTtgataaataaaaagagaaaactttAACCATATTTAAAAATCTATCAAATGGTTTACTAATTGACTTTGCGTTTACAAAAGGGTTCGTCTTTCAGTGAACGCCaactatacacacacacacacacacacacacacacacacacacacacacacacacaaatacacacacaatataCGCAAACACATATACCTCTGGTATCTTTTATACCCtattaaataaagtatgaaaataaGTGATACATGCAACCATTTGTCTTCTAAGTATTATTTTATAAGCAAAATccctaagaaaaaaaatataatttttagtttatactttattttaaaaaactaatttagATTTTTTGAGAATTGAATATATTGAATCTTACATTTGATTAGGTATTTTATCTCTTCCTCTTCGAGTCTCAACACATATTCCAAGACTTTCTTCTTTTTAGGAAGAACGTTCTATTACGAGGGGGTTGCAAATCTTTAAGTGATGTTCTTTTAGTTATATTGGATTTTTAAGTCGTaactatttaatatttaatagttTAATTATTAAGATAATTAAGAAAGAAGCTTGATAACAAAGCCAAACCGATGAGAGGAAACAAATTAGCAAAATATTATAccattgaaaaatataaatatttaaaaatgaaaatagaacTTTATCTTTTTAGATTGTTAGTTAACAATAAGCCTTTTGGtaagactttttttttctgtgacACTGAGCATTATGTGGGAAATTTTACCAGCTATATGTAggatataaatataatatccATTTTATTACTCATAATGTCATAGAAATCTTTCCCGATTGAagataaattaatcaaaaactttatattatattagCCCATATTCAATGCCTGAACAGAAATGCATATTGATACGACTTATTTCGTGTAGGGTATTTTGTGGTCAGTGTATCATTTGaatgaatatacatatttttggcTGATTGCCTGTATTGCtgcatttaattgaattaattaatGGCACATTTCGTATTCATCATTTCTCTGTATCCAC encodes:
- the LOC124459858 gene encoding uncharacterized protein LOC124459858, encoding MKFYPDEDVWFYVDKPSCMNSYQKYPKSHNWKLYDRSSSRVMMYWRDIEGSKMADVKRKDLYFTNWPKNRIRPQACLGMLYATGHRFIRLAQAEPSGFKCAPLPVNLAQARQIKVELRKKRKREMKAAKKAKKEAKKAKKNTDKGKGKGGKGGQGGTQSKVITYKNVDK